The following proteins come from a genomic window of Micromonospora zamorensis:
- a CDS encoding copper resistance CopC family protein, with amino-acid sequence MRHILSRTLAALAATVVVSLVLPVAPASAHGQLATSTPLTGTVVREPLTQLGLYFTEKPASNAHFTVTGPDGSRVDNGWSFGEPKRLDKPVQEYFMVNGVFEPRLYHTGFPAMVTVAHWPAKGRYTASYLSVASDGEAVRGNVTFDYQGPSTPAPAGWVVPTAGPDATLLAQAEGEGSASPGATGGPADATGAPASDPAGATEERRDGGFPPWLVPALIVVVVSAIVLVAARRRPAARGGAAATRRPVSRAGKTANAGKAANTPHKPGNRAGGRARGGRR; translated from the coding sequence ATGCGTCACATCCTGAGCCGCACCCTGGCGGCCCTGGCCGCGACGGTGGTGGTGTCGCTGGTGCTGCCGGTCGCACCGGCGTCCGCGCACGGCCAGTTGGCGACCAGCACCCCGCTGACCGGCACCGTCGTGCGCGAGCCGCTGACACAGTTGGGGTTGTACTTCACCGAGAAACCGGCCTCGAACGCCCACTTCACCGTCACCGGGCCGGACGGGTCGCGAGTGGACAATGGTTGGTCGTTCGGCGAGCCGAAGCGCCTGGACAAGCCGGTCCAGGAGTACTTCATGGTCAACGGTGTGTTCGAGCCGCGGCTCTACCACACCGGCTTCCCGGCCATGGTGACCGTCGCCCACTGGCCGGCGAAGGGTCGCTACACCGCCAGCTATCTCTCTGTCGCCTCGGACGGTGAGGCGGTGCGGGGCAACGTCACCTTCGACTACCAGGGGCCGAGTACGCCGGCGCCAGCCGGTTGGGTGGTGCCCACGGCGGGGCCGGACGCGACACTGCTTGCCCAGGCCGAGGGCGAGGGGTCGGCGAGCCCGGGGGCGACCGGCGGCCCTGCGGACGCCACCGGCGCCCCGGCGAGCGATCCGGCTGGCGCCACGGAAGAGCGGCGGGACGGCGGGTTCCCGCCCTGGCTGGTCCCGGCACTGATCGTCGTCGTGGTCTCCGCGATCGTGCTGGTGGCGGCCCGCCGTCGGCCCGCCGCACGGGGAGGCGCCGCCGCGACCCGCCGACCGGTTAGCAGGGCGGGCAAGACGGCCAACGCGGGGAAGGCGGCGAACACGCCTCACAAGCCCGGCAACCGGGCTGGTGGCCGGGCCCGAGGCGGACGGCGATAG